The nucleotide sequence TCCTGACGGCTGATGGCATCCAGCACTTCGTACGTTTCTTCCAGCGTATAGGGCGCGATAGTGTCAAAGGTCTGTTTCTTGTCCCACGGACAACCATTTTCGGGATCGCGTAGGGTTTTCATGATGGCGAGCAGACGCTCGACGGGGGATACGTTCGTCAAAGGTACAGTCATAATATTCCTGGAAATCAAACAATTATTGTTCTACAGAGATGACAGACAAGATAGAGGCGTTTCGTGCGCGATACATTCCAACGATCACTTCCGCAACTGCGTCGCGCCCGACACGGGGCGTCCAATCGACGCCGCCCCGTGCCCCCTGTCTTTTTCGCGGGAATTACGCCGCTTCGCGGTGCCTTCGGAAAAACAGTCTTCTGGCGGACCGTCGCTGACGCGTTCCCTACGCGGCAGCGACTTTCGTGGCATCCATGCCACTCATCCTGGATGACTGTTTTTCCTCAGCGTAATTTTTACGCTTGAGGCAAAACACAGCATCAATACTTACGCCCCTTGTTGGCGCCGCGCGTCGATCACATCCGGCAGTTGGTTGAGCTTCGCCAGAATGCGGCTCAGCACTTGCAGGTTGTAGATCTCGATATCCATATCAATCGTTGCCAGTTGCTGTTTGGTGTCGCTCCGGCTGGCGACGCCCAGTACATTGACCTTCTCATTCGCCAGAATCGTGGTGATATCCCGCAGCAGGCCGCTGCGATCGTTGGCAATCACCCTCACCACCAGCGAATATCCGCTGGAGTAGCTTTCGCCCCATACCGCATCCACAATCCGCTCCGGCGAACTGGCGCGCAGTTCGTCCAACTGTTCACAGTCCGCGCGGTGAATCGAAATTCCCCGACCGCGCGTGATGAACCCAGTAATCTCATCGCCTGGAATCGGCTGGCAGCAGCGCGCGATATGGTGCATCAGGTTACCGACACCTTCCACTACCACACGACCGTTATCTTTATGGGTACGCGCTGGCGGCTGCTGCGATTTCTGCGTCAGTTGGCGCAGCGCTTCACGATCCAGTTCTTCCGCAGTAGGCTGTTTTAACTGCGATTGCAGGAAATTCACCATCTGGTTCAGACGAACATCGCCGCCGCCGATAGCCGCCAATAATTCATCCAGCGAATTCACGTTGTAGCGCGGCAGCAGCAATTTCTCCGCCGCTTTCAGGCTGATCCCCAAATGCGCCAGTTCGTCATCCAGAATCTGCCGCCCCGCCAGAATATTCTTGTCGCGATCCTGCTTGCGGAACCAGTTCTGGATCTTGGAACGTCCACGGCTGGTGGTGATATATCCCAGATTCGGGTTCAGCCAGTCGCGGCTCGGGTTCGGCTGCTTCTGGGTGATGATTTCAATCTGATCGCCCATTTGCAGTTGGTAGGTAAACGGCACAATGCGTCCGCTGATTTTTGCCCCGATGCAGCGGTGCCCGATATCACTGTGGATGTGGTAAGCGAAATCCAGCGGCGTGGAGCCGGCAGGGAGATCCACCACATCGCCTTTCGGCGTAAAGACATAGACGCGATCGTCAAACACCTGACTGCGAACTTCGTCCAGCACGTCGTTCGAATCGGCCATCTCTTCCTGCCAGGCAAGCAGTTTACGCAGCCAGGCAATGCGGCCTTCGTAGCCGGAACGCCCGCCCACGGCGGAGCCTTCTTTGTATTTCCAGTGTGCCGCCACGCCCAGCTCGGCATCTTCATGCATCTGGCGCGTGCGAATCTGGATTTCAAGCGTCTTGCCGCCCGGCCCTAGCACCACGGTGTGAATGGACTGATAACCGTTCGGTTTCGGGTTGGCAACGTAATCGTCAAACTCGTCCGGCAAGTGGCGATAGTGGGTATGCACGATACCCAGCGCCCCATAGCAGTCCTGCAAACGTTCGACAACAATACGCACCGCACGCACATCGAATAGCTCATCGAACGACAGCGATTTTTTCTGCATTTTGCGCCAGATGCTGTAGATATGCTTGGGACGGCCGTAGATCTCCGCCTGCACGCCCTCTTCTTTCATCGCATCGCGCAGCGTTTTGACAAAATCGTCAATGTACTGCGCGCGATCGATACGACGCTCGTGCAGCAGCTTGGCGATTTTTTTATATTCATCAGGATGCAGGTAGCGGAAGCAGAAATCCTCCAGCTCCCACTTCAACTGGCCGATGCCTAGGCGGTTCGCCAACGGCGCGTAGATATTGGTACACTCTTTGGCTGCCAGCACCCGTTCTTCTTCCGGGGCATCCTTCACTTCGCGCAGATGCGCGATCCGCTCGGCGAGCTTGATCACGACGCAGCGGAAATCCTCCACCATTGCCAGCAGCATACGGCGGATGTTATCGACCTGCTCAGACGCGCCAGAGTCATTCTGCGTCGCTTTGAGCTGGCGAATTGCATCCATATCGCGCACGCCATGCACCAAATCAACGATGTTTTTACCAAACGCGGATTCCAGCGTCGCCTCATCGACCACGCCTGCATCCGCCAGTGGAAAGAGCAGCGCCGCGCGCATGCTGTCATTGTCCATACTGAGCGTGGACAGGATTTCCACCATTTCAATGCCGCGCCACAGCAGTAGCGATGCATCGGAGTGATCTTGCGTTTGCTGCTCACAGTAACGCCAGGTTTCGGCTAAACGTTCACATGATTGCTGACTGGAAATACCCAGCGAAGCAATCCACGCGTCAGGGACAAATTCACCTGCCGTATTCAAATGCGCACTTCTTACCGCAACCATAATTTCTCCCTACGTTACCCTTCACCTTGCAAACGACGCCGCTTTGCAGCCTATTACGCCTTTCGCGTGCCGGTATCGTGCAAAAACAGTGCCATCGATTCAAGGTGCCCGGTATGTGGAAACATATCCAGCATCGCGACATTCACCAGCCTAAAACCTGCCGCCAGTAATACTTTGCTGTCGCGTGCTAGCGTCGTGGCATTACAGGAAACATAGACCACCCGTTCAGGTGCCAGTCGGGTTATCTGCTCCATCACGCCTGCCGCGCCCGCACGTGCCGGATCAAGTAGTATCTTATCAAAACCCTGAGCCGCCCACGGCTGCTGTGTGACGTCATCTTCAAGATTTTGGTGAAAAAATGTGACATTGGACAGCGCATTGCGTCGGGCATTCTCGCGCCCTTTCTCTACCAGCGCGGTCACCCCTTCAACGCCAACGACGCTGGCGGCGCGCTGTGCC is from Pectobacterium carotovorum and encodes:
- the relA gene encoding GTP diphosphokinase, with the protein product MVAVRSAHLNTAGEFVPDAWIASLGISSQQSCERLAETWRYCEQQTQDHSDASLLLWRGIEMVEILSTLSMDNDSMRAALLFPLADAGVVDEATLESAFGKNIVDLVHGVRDMDAIRQLKATQNDSGASEQVDNIRRMLLAMVEDFRCVVIKLAERIAHLREVKDAPEEERVLAAKECTNIYAPLANRLGIGQLKWELEDFCFRYLHPDEYKKIAKLLHERRIDRAQYIDDFVKTLRDAMKEEGVQAEIYGRPKHIYSIWRKMQKKSLSFDELFDVRAVRIVVERLQDCYGALGIVHTHYRHLPDEFDDYVANPKPNGYQSIHTVVLGPGGKTLEIQIRTRQMHEDAELGVAAHWKYKEGSAVGGRSGYEGRIAWLRKLLAWQEEMADSNDVLDEVRSQVFDDRVYVFTPKGDVVDLPAGSTPLDFAYHIHSDIGHRCIGAKISGRIVPFTYQLQMGDQIEIITQKQPNPSRDWLNPNLGYITTSRGRSKIQNWFRKQDRDKNILAGRQILDDELAHLGISLKAAEKLLLPRYNVNSLDELLAAIGGGDVRLNQMVNFLQSQLKQPTAEELDREALRQLTQKSQQPPARTHKDNGRVVVEGVGNLMHHIARCCQPIPGDEITGFITRGRGISIHRADCEQLDELRASSPERIVDAVWGESYSSGYSLVVRVIANDRSGLLRDITTILANEKVNVLGVASRSDTKQQLATIDMDIEIYNLQVLSRILAKLNQLPDVIDARRQQGA